TGAGGTTTTTAATATGTGTATCCACAGTTCTAAGATCCCCATAATATTCATAACCCCATACGCTATTTAAAATCTGCTCTCTTGAAAGGGCAATGTTTTGCCTTTCATATAGGTACAATAAAAGCTCATATTCTTTTTGAGTAAGATTTATTTTTTGACCTTTTACATATACTTCTCTTGCTGCTTTGTCGATGAACAAAATGTCATTTGAACTGGGCTTTTTAGTTCTCTTTAAAATTGCCTTTACACGTGCAACAATTTCCTTAGGACTGACAGGTTTTACAACGTAATCATCAGCACCAAGTTCAAATCCAAATATCTTATCGTCGTCTTCGCCGCGTGCTGTTAGCATTATAACTGGCGTATCATCCTTTTTCCTTATTTCTCTCAACACACTCCAGCCATCTTTTTGGGGTAGCATCACATCTAAGATTACAACAGAGTACATTGAAGGTTGAAATTTTTCGATTGCTTCGTTTCCGTCCGATGCTTCTTCTACTTCAAACCCTTCTTTTTCAAGATACAACTTTATTATTTTTCTGAGTTTTTCTTCGTCCTCAACCAGCAATATCTTCAACCTATAACTCACTCCTTGTGAATTTTAGATGTGAACAACCATGATTCCTTAAATAAATTTTACCAAAGATTTAAGAAAAAATCTCCATTTTCAAAAGACAATTTATTTAAAAAGATTTTTCTTCACAAAAACTCCACAATTTCTTCACATCAGTTTCACAAAACACCTTTATATTTAAACTTGCAAAACAAAATTTTAGTTTTTGGGAGGTTGATTTAAATGAAAAGAAGAATAGGTTTTGTGGTAGCAGTAGCTTTATTAGTGCTTGCCCTGAACTTAGCTGCTTTTGCCGCAACAAGTGTTTCAAACACCAATCCAGCATCAGCAACTAATACCACAGTTTTGCACATGGCAAGGGGATATGGTGCTCAGTTTATGGCATCAATTGTAGCAAAGCTTACAGGTCTTACAGTTGATGAGGTTGTATATTTGAGGTCACAAGGACAAACTTTCTACCAGATAGCTTTGTCAAAAGGTGTAACAGCTGAGAAGTTTAAGGATGCTGTATATCAATCAAAAAGTGCTTTAGTTGACCAAAAAGTAAAAGATGGCGTTATTACAAAAGAACAGGCGGAGGCAATAAAGGCACAGATGAAAGCACGAATTGACAGCTGCAACGGACAGGGCTACGCAAACAGACCACAAACTGGGGATGGAATATTTGGTGGTGGAAATGGGCAAAAGCAGGGTATTGGGCAAGGTAGAGGTATTGGCTACGGCAGAGGCATGAGAGGCTTTTCAGCAAGGAATTCTTCAAATCAATCAAAATAAGTAAGTAGACATTTGGACTTAGCAGGGTGGTTTGCTCTGCTAAGCCTATTTTTTTATAAACAATTTTAACCAGTTTATAATAATCTTCTTAGGTTATTGAGTAAAAGATATAACCATATGAGATAAATATAGTAACGGAAGAAAAAATTCCCCCTTTGTGATATAATTTTAATTTGTAAAAACTACTCCAACTCACAAGGGGGATATTTTTTTATTTCTCCTATGGATATTTTTACTTACAATGGTTATATCTTTTATTCAACAACTTCTTAACTTTTTTTTAAAAATCGAGGATAAACCATAATCGCATTAAGATCATTTGTTTTAGGGTTTAAAACAAATAAGTAATTTTCTCCATAGCCTATTTTTGCAATAAGCATATCATTATTTACTGAATATATAAGATTTTGTCCTGACTCAAAGTTTTTTGTTTCAATAATTGTATCATTGTTAAAAAACTCCACTTCATTTAAAATCTCATTTGATGAAATTGAAATTGGTAATTCAATAAAAGAAAGTTGGTTAGATTCAATATAATGTTTTATAAAGTATTTACTCGGTATTCCTCCAATTGCATGAGGGTAAAAAGGAATGTACATAATAAAGTGTTTATCTTTTTCTTTGTATATTGGAGGTATTTTTTCTAACGGGAATGGTAAAGAACCAATATAAGAGCTCTTTTTAGTCTCCAGATTGTATGAAATAATATCAGTTTTTTTAGTTATGAAATTTTCTTTATAGTATATGATTGAATAGGATTTGTTGTTTGCATAATAATATGGATTATAAATACGTGCTTTAATTGGGAAATCTAATGTTTCGCAATACTCAGCTTTATCTACTATG
This Caldicellulosiruptor changbaiensis DNA region includes the following protein-coding sequences:
- a CDS encoding response regulator transcription factor, with the translated sequence MKILLVEDEEKLRKIIKLYLEKEGFEVEEASDGNEAIEKFQPSMYSVVILDVMLPQKDGWSVLREIRKKDDTPVIMLTARGEDDDKIFGFELGADDYVVKPVSPKEIVARVKAILKRTKKPSSNDILFIDKAAREVYVKGQKINLTQKEYELLLYLYERQNIALSREQILNSVWGYEYYGDLRTVDTHIKNLREKLGDLRDYIKTVRGYGYKFEVKK
- a CDS encoding DUF2680 domain-containing protein, giving the protein MKRRIGFVVAVALLVLALNLAAFAATSVSNTNPASATNTTVLHMARGYGAQFMASIVAKLTGLTVDEVVYLRSQGQTFYQIALSKGVTAEKFKDAVYQSKSALVDQKVKDGVITKEQAEAIKAQMKARIDSCNGQGYANRPQTGDGIFGGGNGQKQGIGQGRGIGYGRGMRGFSARNSSNQSK